GCTGCCGCCGATCACCACCATGCGGATGAGCGCGTCCCCGCCCGGCGGCGCGTAGGGGATGTCGCGCACGGCGCGCACGGCGTCGCGCACGGGGTTGCCGACAAGGCGCACGCGCGGATCGGCGGCGTCGAGATGGCGGACCTCGGCGAAGGCGGTGGCGATGGTCGTGCGCGCGCCGGCCACGAGGCGGTTGGCGCGGCCGAACACGGCGTTCTGCTCGTGCACCAGCGTCGCGATGCCCCGCGCGCGCGCCGCAAGCAGCGGCGGCACCGAGGCGTAGCCGCCGAAGCCGACCACCAGCGCCGGCGCGAGCCGGCCCAGCAGCGCGTAGGCCTGGACGCAGCCGACGCCCAGCGCCGCCACGTTGGCGATCCGGTTCGCGATGCCGCCGGCGCCGGGGCTGCCCGACCTCACGCTGTGGACGGGATGCTCCGCCAAGGCGCCTTTCCACTGCCGGCCGCGGTCGTCGGTGACCAGCGCGATCGGCACGCCGCGCGCCGCCAGCTCGCCCGCCAGCGCCTCGGCCGGGAACACATGGCCGCCGGTGCCGCCGGCGGCGAGGACCACGGGTCGGTTGGACGCGCCGGTCACGACGCCTCCCCCAGCCCGACGCGCTCGCGCGTCAGCGCCAGCAGCATGCCGACCGACAGCGCCATCGCGATCGCCGACGAGCCGCCATAGGAGATGAACGGCAGCGTCATGCCCTTGGCCGGCATGAGCTGCACCGTCGAGGCCATGTTGATGAAGGCCTGCAGGCCGAACTGGATGGTCAGCCCGGCGCCGGCGAGCATGATGAACAGGCTGGTCTCGGTGGCGACGCGGGACATCGAGCGCAGCGTCACGAAGGCGAACAGCGCCAGCACCATGAGGCAGGCGATCAGGCCGAACTCCTCGCCCGCGACCGCCATCACGAAGTCGGTGTGCGCGTCGGGAAGCTGCGCCTTGACCGTGCCCTCGCCCGGGCCGCGGCCGAACAGCCTGCCGTTCATGAACGCGTCGAGCGCGGTGTTGACCTGGAAGTTGTCGCCCGCCTCTGGGTTGAAGAACCGGTCGATCCGGCTCTGCACGTGGCCGAACATGAAATAGGCCGCGACCAGCCCGACGCCGGCGACCAAGACGCCGATCGCGACCAGCCACGCCGACAGGCCGGCCAGCACGAACTGGGCCGCCCAGACCGCCGCCACGACCACCGACATGCCGAGGTCGGGCTGCATCAGCAGCAGCGCCATCGTCAGCAGGAACAGGCCGGTCGACAGGGTGTAGCCGGGGAACCTGGGATTGAGCTTGCGCTGCGCGAACAGCCAGGCCGAGATCACCGCGAGGCTCGGCTTGACGAACTCCGAGGGCTGCACCGAACCGAAGCCCGGCACGGAGATCCAGCGACGCGCGCCCTTGATCTCCGCCCCGATCACGAAGGTCGCCGCCAGCGCAACGAGGCCGCCGGCGAACACCAGCAGCGCCAGCCGGCGCACGTAGCGCGGCGGCGCCAGCGAGACGCCCAGCATCACGACCAGCGCGACCGGCAGGAACACGAGCTGGCGGCGCACGAAATGGAACGAATCGGCGCCGATGCGCTCGGCCGCCGGCGGCGATGCCGCCATCGTCAGCATGACGCCGGCGCCCATGATCAGAAGCACGGCGCCGAGCGACCAGCGATCGACCGTCCACCACCACCTGCCGACGACCGACGTGTCGTTGCGCGGAACGACGATCATGCGGCGCCCCCCGTCTCGACCACCGCGCCGGGCAGCCCGCGCCATGGCGCGGAACGCGTCGCCGCGGCCTCGAAGCTGGGCCACTGGTCGTAGGAGGCGCAGGCCGGCGACAGCAGCACGACGGCGCCCGGCCGGCGGTCGCGGCCCGCCATGGCGTGCGCCTGCGCGAGCGCGGTCGCGAGGTCGCCGCTGCGGGTGTGCGGCACCGCGGCGCCGAGCGTCGCGGCGAACGCGTCGCTCGACTTGCCGACGAGGAAGGCGTGCACGACGCGGTCGAACAGCGGCGCCAGTGGCGCGATGCCCTCGGCCTTCGGCGTGCCGCCGACGATCCAGTAGATGGTCGGATAGGCCGCCAGCGCCTTCTCGGCGGCGTCGGCGTTGGTGGCCTTGCTGTCGTTGACGTAGACGACGCCGTCGACCACCGCGACGCGCTCCTGCCGGTGCGCGAGCCCGGGGTAGGTGGCGATGCCGCGGCCGATCGCGTCCGGCGCGAGGCCGAGCGCGCGGCAGGCGGCGTAGGCGCAGGCGGCGTTCTGGCCGTTGTGCGCGCCGGGCAGCGTCTTGACCGTCGCGAGGTCGATCTCCGCCCCGTCGCGCGCGTCGCGCAGTCTTCCGTCGACGACATGGACGCCGCCGTCGACGGCGCGTCCGACCGCGACCGGCACGACGGCGCGCCCGGCGGTGCGCAGCGATCGCGCGACGGCGGCGGATTCGGCGTCGTCGACGCCGACCACGGCGGTGTCGCCGGGGCGCTGGTTGTCGAACACGTGGCGCTTGGCGGCGACGTAGCCCGCCAGATCGCCGTGGCGGTCGATATGGTCGGGCGTGAGGTTGATCCAGACGGCGACGTCGAAGCGCAGCGACGGCACCAGCTCGAGCTGGAAGGACGACATCTCCAGCACGTAGACGCCGTCGGCGCCGAGCGGGCGCGAATCGAGCGCCGCGGGGCCGAGGTTGCCGCCGACCTCGCGGTCGATTCCCGCTGTCTTGAGGATGTGGCCGATCAGCGCCGTCGTGGTCGATTTGCCGTTGGTGCCGGTGATCCCGACGAAGCGCGCTTTCGGCCGCGTGCGGGCCAGCAGCTCCATGTCGCCGATCACCGGCCGGCCGGCGGCGCGCGCGGCGGCGGCGGCGGGATGCGGCGCGGGGAAGGTGTGCGGGATGCCCGGGCTGATCACCAGCGCGTCCCAGCGGTTCCAGTCGACCGACGCCGGATCCGCCAGCCTGTAGCCGTGGCTCTGCGCCTGCGCGCGCTTGCCCGCGTCGTCGTCCCAGACCGCGAAATCGACGTCGGCCGCCTTCAGCGCGCGCGCCGCCGCCAGACCGCTGCGGGCGAGCCCGAGCACGGCGAAGCGCGAACCGCGGAGCGACGAGAGGTCGATCATCGCCGCCTCACCTCAGCTTCAGCGTGGAGAGGCCGACCAGCGCGAGCACCGTGGCGATGATCCAGAAG
The genomic region above belongs to Rhodospirillales bacterium and contains:
- a CDS encoding UDP-N-acetylglucosamine--N-acetylmuramyl-(pentapeptide) pyrophosphoryl-undecaprenol N-acetylglucosamine transferase — encoded protein: MTGASNRPVVLAAGGTGGHVFPAEALAGELAARGVPIALVTDDRGRQWKGALAEHPVHSVRSGSPGAGGIANRIANVAALGVGCVQAYALLGRLAPALVVGFGGYASVPPLLAARARGIATLVHEQNAVFGRANRLVAGARTTIATAFAEVRHLDAADPRVRLVGNPVRDAVRAVRDIPYAPPGGDALIRMVVIGGSQGAASFGKVIPEAVVALPEAVRRRLRLAQQCRADDLERVTAFYAANGVDAECRAFFPDFPARLAGAHLVVARAGASTVAELSTSGRPSILVPFPHATEDHQRANARAVDEVGASILLPHEAFTADALRDRLEALFGDPARLAAMAAAARGAGRPDAARLLADLVVATMGAAAGNGAAAPQPPVQGAAA
- a CDS encoding cell division protein FtsW, with the protein product MIVVPRNDTSVVGRWWWTVDRWSLGAVLLIMGAGVMLTMAASPPAAERIGADSFHFVRRQLVFLPVALVVMLGVSLAPPRYVRRLALLVFAGGLVALAATFVIGAEIKGARRWISVPGFGSVQPSEFVKPSLAVISAWLFAQRKLNPRFPGYTLSTGLFLLTMALLLMQPDLGMSVVVAAVWAAQFVLAGLSAWLVAIGVLVAGVGLVAAYFMFGHVQSRIDRFFNPEAGDNFQVNTALDAFMNGRLFGRGPGEGTVKAQLPDAHTDFVMAVAGEEFGLIACLMVLALFAFVTLRSMSRVATETSLFIMLAGAGLTIQFGLQAFINMASTVQLMPAKGMTLPFISYGGSSAIAMALSVGMLLALTRERVGLGEAS
- a CDS encoding UDP-N-acetylmuramoyl-L-alanine--D-glutamate ligase gives rise to the protein MIDLSSLRGSRFAVLGLARSGLAAARALKAADVDFAVWDDDAGKRAQAQSHGYRLADPASVDWNRWDALVISPGIPHTFPAPHPAAAAARAAGRPVIGDMELLARTRPKARFVGITGTNGKSTTTALIGHILKTAGIDREVGGNLGPAALDSRPLGADGVYVLEMSSFQLELVPSLRFDVAVWINLTPDHIDRHGDLAGYVAAKRHVFDNQRPGDTAVVGVDDAESAAVARSLRTAGRAVVPVAVGRAVDGGVHVVDGRLRDARDGAEIDLATVKTLPGAHNGQNAACAYAACRALGLAPDAIGRGIATYPGLAHRQERVAVVDGVVYVNDSKATNADAAEKALAAYPTIYWIVGGTPKAEGIAPLAPLFDRVVHAFLVGKSSDAFAATLGAAVPHTRSGDLATALAQAHAMAGRDRRPGAVVLLSPACASYDQWPSFEAAATRSAPWRGLPGAVVETGGAA